The Chitinophagales bacterium genome includes the window TAGCTAAACCAATAGCTTCGCTAAATTTTGTAAGCATAAATCCTTCACCTTGGTAGGACTCGATTTGTTCTGTTTTAATTTTATCTAACTGATTCATATTTTATATTTCAATAAAACTTACTTTAACACTTCTATTTATTCCAATCCAAAACTCCTTTCTTTATTACATAGTAAAAGCCACAGAGAAAGAAAGCCACAAAAATGAGAACAGCATAAAAGCCTTGCCAGCCCATATCAAGAAAGTTAACTGCGTATGGGTAAAAGAATACTACTTCTACATCGAATAAGACAAAAAGGATAGCAACTAAAAAATATTTTACAGAAATGGGAAATCGGGCATCTCCTTGGCTTTCTATTCCACATTCAAACGCTTCGTTCTTAGCTTTTGAATGTCGCTTAGGACCTAAAAAATGTGTGCCAACTAGGGTCAAAACAACAAACCCAATAGAAACGATGCTAGCGAGAAGTATAGGAATATAAGAATTCATTCAATTAATTATTGTATCCGCAAATCTAGTAATTCTCAAGAAACTAAAACGATATTTCTGACTTTAATTTTACTGCAATTATGAAGCCTTAATCCAAATTCCGCATTATAAAAATGCAGAATCGATTAAGAATTTGTATTTCAATCTCGTACGTACGGGATTGAAACATATTCTAAATCGTCCAGAAGGCTTTTCGGGACAACTTAATCATATAGTTCGCCACGCTGTGGCTTCTAATGTTTATTTTGAGTTTAACAAGATTTAAATGGTGAGAAGCTAAATTCCTTTTTCCTATTTCGTTATCTTTGTTTTAAAATCTCAAACAATATTGACTAACAAATTTATTTTCAAGAATATAGCGATACTAGTAGGTATGACAATACTACCTTTGGTTCTGCTCTTTTTGCCAAAGGATTTCTTTGATAATGGACCAACGCTATGTTTATTTACTCTTGTCACAGGGGTCAATTGCCCAGGGTGCGGTATGACACGTGCATGCATGCGAATGATCCATTTTGATTTTCAAGGAGCTTGGTTGTTTCATAAAGCAAGTTTTGTGGTACTACCTACTCTTATATTTTTATATATCCGTTTTTTTGTACTAAAATTAAGACAAATTGTTAAATTCTAGCGAAAAGCCAACTAAAAATTGTTTGAAATCTTGAATTGTCATTTTTTTTCACTATATTTGCTTCAAGTTTGATTATGACGATGAAAAGGCTTTTAATATTTCTTGGTTTAACTTTTACATTGGTATCCTTTACCCTTGCGGACAAGGACGGTATCAATAGTCTTAGTATTTATCCGCAGCCTATTGTCAAAAAGGCCAGAGTTCAATGCGAAATTGAACTTAGGAAAGTAGAAGTCTATAATTTATTAGGCAATAAAGTAATGGAGCGCGATGGACAAGGAGAATTGGACTTCTCAGATTTGCCAAGCGGTTATTATTTTATCAAAGCTTATTCAGACAAAGGTGACATTGTAAAAAGAGTTCAGAAGAACTAAATTTCATGTCGGTTTTTAAGCGATTGACTCTTCCAGGATTTGAGAGAGTTCCTATTCATAAGGTCTTAGGTCTAGTTATTAGAGAGATTCGTTCTCCTATAATGATATTGCGTGCCAAAGCCATTGCATATAGCTTTTTCCTTGCTATTTTCCCTTCGATTGTTTTTTTATTTAGCTTACTTTCCTATTTACCAAAGAGTAGAGAACTCACAGAAAATATATTGGGGTATCTCAATAAAATGTCTCCGAACCAGCAGATGATCGAGTTATTTAAACCTATTATACATGAGGTAATGAATGGACCCAAAGGCGGTATTCTATCGATTGGTTTTTTATTGATAATTTTCTTCATGAAAAACGGAGTAGTAACTATGATGCAATCTTTCAATGTGCATTTTGAAATTCGCTCGGGCAAATTGTTTATAAAAAATCAACTATTATCTATTGTTATTACAATTGTCGTTCTTGTTTTATTCGTTTTGACTATTGTTTTGCTTGTATTAGGTAAATTCATCATGCAAAAACTATTTGACTTTTTCAGTTATGATGGACATGTTTTAGTATTGTTAATAGATTTGTTACGATATAGTATAAGTATCACTTTAAATTTTCTTGTAATTTCCATATTATATTATCTAGGACCTATCGTGCGACCAGAGAGATTTAAAGTGTTTACTCCTGGTTCTATTGTTGCTACGACTATGATTGTGTTGGTATCGGTTTTATTTTCTTACTACATCAAAAATTTTGGCAACTACAATAAAATCTATGGATCCCTAGGAGTCTTAATTTTTATGCTTATATGGCTATACTGGAACGCACTCGCTATACTTATTGGATATGAAATGAATAGAGGCATAAATATGCTAAAGTCTAAACGGCGAAAAAAGTAAAAATATTAGTTTTTAACTTTCAAAAGTTTTTCCGCAACTGCTATTTTGTATATCTCATATAAACAAGACAGAATGACAATGAAAAACAACAATGCTATAAACTTACTTCTTAATAAAAGTACATTATAGTTTTGAAAAGATAAACTCTTTAAAACATCCTCCACATTCAATAGATAGGCTAAACTCGCCAATAAACCGATATGCCATTTACTAGACCTAATGGAATAGATAACTAAAAAGATGATGGCAGCATGTGCATAACGTTCGTGCATTTGAGTGCAGAAAAAGAAAAAAATAAGCGGTAAAATACCCCAGCTAAGAATAGCTAGATCATGATTTATAGTATTACTTGTTTTACCTAAAATTCTTTTAAGACTCCAAACAAATAGTGGCCATAATGAAAGAAAGCTAAAAATAAAAAAGAGTGCCAGTCCCCAAGTCTTATAGCTAAATCCATACAAAATCTCAGAATCCTTCATCCATCTGGCCTCTCCTCCTATAAATGCGAACCATATATTATAAGCGTTAGCCGAGATATAAGGTTGGCTATCGACCAAGGTAGCTATAACTCTCCAGATATCGCCCAATTTACCATGGAGTATGTAAGGTAAGAAGATAATAGTTTGGATAATTACCAAATATATGAAATCAGAAAGAATAGATTTTCGATCTCCATGCCAGTATATTGGTACCAATAGGAATAGAATAGCTGGAGTAAAAACAATAGCCTGATATTTAAAATTAAGCGCTAATAAAAATGATATCAACCCCATGCGTGTATTTTCTTTCAATAGAAAATATAAACTCATAACCATAAAGAAAGAAATGATTTCATCTACCTGTCCCCAAACTAAAGTATTATGTAAAACAGCAATATTCAAAAGATAAAATATGCCATAATAACTATTAACTAGCGGAGAAAATTTACGCAAAAAATGAAAGACCATATAGCTGGATCCAAGGTGGAAAAGGAAAATAACGAGTTTGAAGTATTTAATATTTAGTGTCAACTCATCAATACTATCCTTCCATTGAGAATAAAGATACAATAAATACTGAAAGGCAGGCAAGTATTCTGTATCCGTATTGTAGACATTCAGTAGTCCAGAAGTTTTGATATAACTTATCCACCTAAGCCAGCATACTCTATCATCATAGTGGCATCTTTCAGGGACTATAAAAAGTATGACTAGAAAAAACAAACTGGCAAAAACAAAAAAATGTTTTTGCCAATCCTCTAGTTTAAATTTAATAAACATGAAAGTATTCCTACTTTGACTTTTCGGTCTTCGATTCTGTCTGCTCTTCTACGATAGGTGAGGAACCTCCTACTTTTAGCTTTATCTTATTTTCAATTTCTTTGGCTACCTCTGGATTATCCGCTAAAAACTGCAGCACGGCATCTCTTCCTTGCCCTATTTTCGTGCCTTCATAGCTATACCATGAACCGCTTTTTTCTAGGATATCGAGTTCTGTACCGAAGTCAACAATTTCACCTACTTTCGAAATACCTACTCCATACATGATATCAAATTCACACACTTTGAACGGAGGGGCTACCTTATTTTTCACGACTTTGACCTTGGTTCTATTCCCAATAATCTCTCCCTCTTTATCTTTTATTTGGGCAATTCTTCGTATATCTAATCTCACAGAGGCATAATATTTCAAAGCATTACCTCCAGTAGTGGTCTCAGGATTACCAAACATAACTCCGATTTTTTCTCTTAATTGATTGATAAAAATGCAGCAGCTATTCGTTCTATTGATAGAACCAGTTAGCTTTCTCAGAGCCTGGGACATCAAACGCGCATGAAGCCCCATTTTACTATCACCCATCTCTCCTTCTAGCTCACTTTTCGGCACTAATGCTGCTACAGAGTCAATAACACAGACATCAATAGCTCCACTTCGTATTAAATGGTCTGCTATTTCTAATGCCTGTTCACCATTATCTGGCTGTGATATAAATAAATTATTTGTATCTACACCTAAAGCCTCGGCATAGGTTCTATCAAATGCATGCTCGGCATCAATTATGGCACAAATACCTCCTTTGCGCTGTGCTTCGGCTATAGCATGTATAGCCAATGTCGTCTTACCTGATGATTCTGGTCCATAGATCTCTACGATACGTCCCTTTGGATATCCTCCTATACCTAGAGATAAGTCTAGACCAATTGACCCAGATGGCACGGTATCGACGGATATCACTTTTGCATCACCCAGACGCATTATGGTTCCTTTTCCATAAGACTTCTCCAGTACACCTATCGTGCTTTCTAATGCTTTTAGCTTTTGTGTTAAATCTGACATAAATAGTTGTTTTTAATTTTATGAATTGCTTTACTGAGTCTGACAAAATTAATCAATTTCTATTGGAAGTAAATTAATATTTTTGCTAAAATCAACGATGCAAATGTAAAAAAGTGAAGTGACAAAAAGTGGCGCTTAAATGAATTAAAGTGGAAAATGATCAGATAATGAGTGAATGCTTTATGAAGTTAGTCACGTTTTGATAGAAAAATGTCGAAGACATCGTATTGTAATAACAAACCATGAGCAGCTTTCTCACAGAATGATATCGATTTTAATTTGAGATAAATTAACCCTATTACGTGCAAGTATTCCATAAAGTTGAAGATATTCAACACCATATCCAAGAAATAAAAAGAAATAGTAAAATTATCGGCTTTGTGCCGACTATGGGTGCGCTTCATGAAGGTCATTTATCCCTCATTCTACGATCCAAAATGGAGTGTGATATAACGGTAGCTAGTATTTTTGTCAATCCTACTCAGTTTAATAATCAGAATGATTATGATAAATATCCGCGCATGCAAGAGGTCGATAGCTACATGCTTGAAAATTCTGGCTGCGATATTTTGTTTCTGCCTGATATTGAGGAAATGTACCAAAATTCGATATTAGAAGTCCTACCTTTTGACATTGGTTATCTTGACACGATTCTTGAAGGTGCTAAACGACCAGGGCATTATCAAGGAGTAGCCACAATTGTGGAAAAACTCTTTCTATCGGTGTCTCCCGATAAGGTATTTATGGGCTTGAAAGATTTTCAACAAGTAAAAGTCATAGAAAAACTAGTGAGAGATAGAAAAATGCCCATAAATATCATAGGTTGTCCTACTCTACGTGAAGCCAATGGCTTGGCTATGAGTAGTCGAAACATGCGACTATCAGAAGAGGGAAAAATGCGTGCTGGAGACATTTATCTTGCGCTTCGTTCTATCATTGAGAATAAAAATACAAAGAGCCCACTCGAGGTTTTAGATAGTGCAGCTATGGAATACTTAGCCCAAGAATTCTGGGACATCGAATACCTTGTGCTACGAAATGCCCATGATTTATCCGAAGTGAATATGATCAAATGGGAAGATGACATCAATTATATTGTTCTCTTTGCAGGGTGGTTAGAAGGGGTGAGATTAATAGATAATATGAGTTTTATCTCCTAGCGGAGTTCCACAATAAGGACTTCTTGCAAATATGTAAGCGAGGTCTTGTCTCTTTCAAGTATTGATTTCTGTGCAAAAATAGTTGAGATAGGAAATTACTACTCCATAAACTCCCATGCACTTTTATAAGCATTATGGGAATGGCAGTAGTCCAGCCATTGATTGTAGAAATCATCTTGAGAGAGGGTAGCACTATCGCCAAAGACGATTAGCATTTTTTTTGCACGGGTAAGTGCTACATTGATACGTCGGTAGTCTTTGAGAAATCCTATACTCCCTTCGTCATTCGAGCGTACGAGACTGATGCAGATGATATCGCGCTCCTGTCCTTGGAAAGAGTCTATTGTGGAGATATCGATATTGTAGTTTAGTTTGAGTTGGGAAAATTCCCGGTCAAAGTTTTTCATATACTCCACCTGACCTCGGTAGGGTGCTATGACACCTATGCTCAAGTGATCGTATTGGTATTTGAGTTCGAGGAGAAGCTTGCTTAGATAGTCAAATAATAATTTACATTCTTCAGGATTGAAAAGGCTATCCGAGTTGTCTTGTTTTTTTTCATCGAAGCCACAGCCAGCCGTATCTATAAATTGTAGGGTGGGGTAGAGCATCTCACGAATCTGAAAATAATGTACTCTTGTATTGGGTGCGGCTTTCAGTTTGTTTTCATAAAATACGAGATTGCTAAATCCCATGATTTCTTCTTTCATCCGATACTGTGTGTCGAGAAGAAATACTCTATTCTTCACGTGAAATCCTATGTCCATAAGGGTTGTAGATAGTCCTTGTTTTTCTGCTTCATGGCTCTTAATAGTAGGGGGCAGCTGAAATGGGTCTCCTGCGAGGATGACCTTTGCCGACTTTAAAATAGGAATCCACGTGGCAGGTTCAAGGGCTTGAGAGACTTCATCTATAACTACTGTATGAAATTTCATATCCTTGAGATAGTTCTGCTGACTGCCGACTAAGGTAGTACAGATTACTTGTGATTCTTCTAAGATTTTTTTGACAAGATAATCTTCAATCCATCGAATGTGTTTATGGATTTCTTTCACTTCTTGTAATAGCAATTTTCGTTGCTCCCTTTCCTCTGGTCCGAATTGGCGTCTATACTTATTCGCCATCTTTCGAAATTCATCAGCTTTTTTTCGCAGTTTTTTAATTTCTAAAATTTCAGGAGATGAATCGATTTTAGCATCTAATGTTTGAGATAATACCGCTTCATTGACACGAGAAATATTTCCTATCCGTAGTGTTTTTAGACCAATAGAAGATAATTTCTCCACTAACAAATCGGTCGCACTATTACTAGGCGAACAAACGAGAATTTGGCTTTCTTTTTTGCTGAGTTGGTAGATAGCTTCAATGAGTGTCGTTGTTTTTCCAGTGCCTGGTGGTCCATGAATGATGAGAAAATCTTCCATTCCCAAAATATGCTCAATGGCATGGATTTGGCTTGCGTTGAGGGAAGAATTACGAGGTGTAAATGGTGTAGCTTGTATAGGTGAAGTCGCTCGCAGTCTATAAAATTTATCTCTCAACTGCGCTAATGTCGTGGAATCTCCTGCTTTCTCGACTTCAGCTAGTGCCAAACGCATTTCTTTAAATGATTTTTCATCAAAATCTGATGCGATACCTATTTTACCATCTTGGTACCAGTCTGGGAAATCATCTTCTTCTAATATGATTTTAATCTGGTTACTTGAGATATAATAGACATTGCCGCGCACAGAGTGAGTGTGAATATTGCCATCGTTATTTTGGAAAAAACGTATCATGGAGCCACTTTTAAACTGGTGGGACACCAATTTATCTTCAGCTATTTCTAGGGTGAGATACGGGTATTCTCCTACAGTAAATCCTGTTTCATTGATTTTGAGAGGATACCATGCGAGTCCTTTCTCGACTAATTCTTTGATAGATAGTTTTCTTAAGGTTTCTTCATAAATGATTTTCTCGTGCTGAAATTCTATATCTAAAGCCTTATTTAGCTTTTCTAGTCTCTCTATTCTCTGGCTCATACTTGAGGTAAAAATATATTCTTTACATCAAAATGGATTCTTTTATTCAGTTGTTTTAGAGAATGGAAAGTAGTTACAACGAAAGAATAACATTTATTTATTTTTGAGAAAGGTTCTTCTGACTATTTTTGTAGATATTTTATAATAATTATGCGATTAGATAATCGTTTGTTAATGATTTTACTATTAATGTTTGTCTATATCTATGGATCACAGATATTAGGCTGGCAGTTTGATTATAATAAATTATTAGCTATTTTTTTATTTGGGTTGCTTACTCAGACTCTCTTTTGCTTGGCTTTTAAAATTCCTGTGAATGCTTCTATTAGTACCATAATAACCACCATGTTGCTTGGATTACTCATACGCACAGAATTTATTTTTATTTGTGGAATGCTTTCCTTTTTTGCAGTATCCTCGAAATATATTTTTCAGTATGAAGGGAAACACCTCTTCAATCCAGCGAATTTTGGATTAGTTTTTATGATGTTATTCACTAAGCAGGCATTTATTACCACGCTCCGATTAGACGTTTTTTTATTGGTGGTCGTAGTCTTAGGAATTCTTCTCATTCTCTATAGAAGCAATGTTAAAAAAGTCGATATTCTATTGTTTTACTTTGTCATACATTATATCTTAACCTTTATTTTTTCATTATTTGACATCGTTATAAATAATGTAGATTGGAAAGATTTGTGGTTTGTCATCTACGCACTTATACTCTTAGCGGATCCCCTCTCAAGCCCTAATAGCAGAATAGGCAGATTATTATGGGTATTTACAATTGTATTATGCACATTTGTCTTGAGCTCTTTGTTTATGGTTACCTATGCGTCGTTTTTTGCTTTAGCCATTGCAGGGATTTTGATGCCTCTTGTAGATAAAATCTTTAAAAAGGAAACAAGATTTTCTTGGGATTCTGTCTATAAAAGACCTCTACATTCAAATGATACTAATTATCAGGCATCTTTGCATTGAGTTTAGCTAAATATTTTTCTAACCAAATTTTTAAAAGATTGCTTGATTTGGTCCAGACGCGGCTTTCTAAAATATCTCTATGTATTTTGTTAAACTTTACCTTACTAATCTTCTCTTTGAGCTGAAAAGATAGAAGTTTACAAATAAAGTTTATTATATCGGACTCATCTTTTGCTAATTCTGAATTGAAATGTTGCATTCGCTTTGAATTTTCGCATTCTCTATAAGCTGACTCTAAATCATTTGTATCTATTAAGTATATAATGATTAGTGCCCTTACATATAGCATTTGGTCTTCTTTAAAAAGGTGGGGTTGTAGTTCTGATAAAGTCGTGTATATGTCATCGTATTGGTTATTTAGTATTTGAAGATATTTCTCACGAATCAAAAATTGAGTTTTCTTAGCCATAGGTACATGTTCCATATTACCCATGACGCGCTGTTGATATGCGAGGGCTTTTTCAAATTGTCCTTTTTTGAGCAACAAGGAAGAATAGTTGAAATAAAAGACAGTTTCGTTTGCTACTGCATGTTTTATGAGTTCATTTTTCTCAATGAATAGAAATATTTCTTCTGCTTTATCTAATTCTTCCTCATATATTAACATGATGGCGTAATTAAAAATACTTTGCCCTAGCTTAAACTTGATGGAAGGACGATATTTCGATTTTTCATTTATAAGAAGGGTGAATATTTCTAGAACTATACCCCATTTTACTTGCGGTTTTTTTTCTTCAATGAGTTGAATAGCTTTATCTATAGGATTGCTAAAACTCGATATGGTTTCTTCTTTTAGTAGCTCAAACGTTTGCATAGATAAAACCTCATCGATTCCATAAATTTCTTTGAAGTAGTTAAAATTTAATGCAGTATAACTCAGATTCGCTGATTCTTCTAAATAAGCCATTTGATTATACTTGTAAGATGTTTTCAGACATTCTATAGCTTCTTGATACATTTTAGGATTCCGAATTGTTTGACTATATTTTACAAAGTATAATTTGCTTAGGCCGAAATAATATAAACTAGAGCTAAACTGATTAAAATAATAATTCCATTCTTTTTCGAATAGATCATTTGCTTGTCTTAACCCTAGAGTATTAAGATAGTTGATGCATTTATTGAGTTCTACGTTTTCAGTTCCTTGCAGCCATAAATCACCTATATAGCCTCTAACCAAATGAAACAACTCTGTTAAGAGATTTTTTAATTGCTTTTCAGAACTTTCATTCATAGGTTTGCCTAATACTTTTCTAAAGAGCTTCCCTTTGTTTTCTTGAAATTCGCTCTCACTTATTGAATGTATTTCCTCCCATAATAAAGACAGTTGTTTATTGACAGAAAAAAAAGTCCTTTTGAGTGCTTTTTTATCTTCAGGAGTTAGACTATTTAGTAATTCAAAAATTTTCATTTTAAATCGACTTAAGTGTTTGTAAGTTAATTACATGAGTGCATTTTTCAACTGTAATTTTATGACTTTTGTCGTTCAAATGTCATAAAATAAATATCTATTCTCCTCATTTTTGTACTCGATGACAGTTTCTATTTCCTCAAGAGCTGTTTGGCGTGTACTTTTGGGGTTTAGCATGGTGCACGCCTTTATTTATTTTTTACGATATAGGCAATCTATATCCATTATTAAGGGGTCATTTCTTTACCATAAGGGGGTAGTTGAAATGACCTCTTTATTTTGTGTAATACTGAATCAAGGCATCGATAGGATTGGCATCTACATTCGTAATATTTAAATCATATTTTTGCATGGCTAATGTCAGTTCCTCCTTGAAAACTAAAGCTATTGAACCGACAAAACTTATGGGTAATTTTTTAGATTCTGGATAGCAGATTATATGGTAACGTATAAATTCATCAAATCCTCGGAGAATAATTTCCTGAATAAATGGGTGAGTTTTAAAATGGCTGGCAATAGGAGCAAAGCTAGCTAGGAATCGATTCGGCAGGTCTTTTTTATAGACAGCGTCAAATATATCTTCTTTGTCTATTTCGTATTTTTCCAAGATATAATCATGGATTTCTTTAGGGAGAGTTTTATAGATATAATTCTTAAGAATTTCCTTGCCTATATATGCGCCCGATGCCTCGTCTCCCATAACATAGCCTAGTGCTGGCACATTATGGGTGATTTCTCCATTTTCATAAACGCAACTATTGGACCCAGTGCCTATGATGCAAGCTATACCATCGCCTTTTCCGAAAAGGGCTATGCACGAAGCTAGTAAATCATGATCAACTAAAATATCATTCGCATTTTTAAAATAAGATTTAAAGATTCCTTTCAGGAAATTATTGCGCCCCTCATGTGAGCACCCAGCACCATAAAACACGATACGAGTAATATCATTTTGAAAATTGGCTAGTTCTGAATTTTTCAATTCATTTATGACAAATTCTTCTGTGACAAAGAATGGATTAATTCCTTTGGTTTCAGCTGCTTTGATTTTTTCACCTGATATAAGCCGCCATTGCGTTTTAGAACTTCCACTTTCTGCTAATAAAAACATAAAGTATAAATATTTAAAAATGTGGGTTTAGTTTATAATGCGAAAAGTACTAGATTTTGATGAAATGATTGGAACTAATTTGAAAATCTATTCTAATTTTGTCTCATGATAAAACAGATTTTAAGAGAAATAGTGATATGGTCAGTAACCATTTTAATCGCTTGGCTTATATGGTTCCCGATTCATAACGTTATTCCATATCGTTTTTTACCATTAGGGTTGATATCATTTACCCTTTTAATGCAATTTGCAAGGTGGTTTGTATTCTATGATGCAGTAGTTTTGTTTAAAAACCCATATTGGCGGGTAGCTTTTGCTTGTGGTTTGTTTTTTGTAGGATTTGTCATTTGGTCTGAAGGTCAAAAAATAGTGGCACTCGCTGAGAATATGGAGCTGCGAGACATTATGCCTGATCAGGCTACACCAGTTTTTCTCAAATATGAACAGATGTATAACTTGTTCATGTATTTGAGAAATCTACTCGTTATTAGCAACTATGGAACACCAGGGGTAGCAGTAATGTTATTGCTTAAAATTATTTATAAATCATTAGGAATGGGCCAAAAAAAAGTTAGTGGCTCAATCTAAATGAAAAAAAAACTTGAGAAACCTATAGCTAACTATTTTCTTCGTTGCACAGTGAAGTCTATTAAAGCTTCAAAAGCTTTTCGATAGATATTGTCATCAAAGTTTAGTAATAATTCTTTTGCCTTGTCAGCATACTCATTCATGCGTTTTTCTGCATATATCAACCCACCGTTATTCTCTATAGTAGATATTATTTTTTGAATGGTGTCTGGATTTTTACGCTTAAAACGTATTGCGGTCATTAGTTTTGTTTTTATCCACCAGCTTGATTTTTGTAAGGTATGTATAAGTGGTAAAGTCATTTTCTGATCCTTTATATCTATAGCCAATGGCTTTCCTATTTCATCTTTTCCTAAATCGAGCAAGTCATCTTTTATCTGAAATGCCATTCCTATGTTGTATCCAATTTCACCTAGTAAGCGATTCTTTTCATTATCCGTGCTCACAGAATGACTACCTACAAGGCAAGCTGTTTTAATTAAAGAAGCGGTTTTCTTGGATATAATATTATAATATACATCTTCCGTTATATCTAGTTTCATAGCCTTCTCTATTTGTAATAGCTCCCCTTCGCTCATTTCCTTTACCGCACTCGATATTATTTGTAGCAGATTATATTCACCATTATCTAATGCTAGTAGTAAGCCTCTAGAAAGCATATAATCACCAAGTAAGACTGCTGCTTTGTTTTTCCATTTTGCATTTATAGATAGAAATCCTCTCCGAGTTTCAGCCTCATCTACTACATCATCGTGAACCAAGGTAGCCGTATGAAGGAGTTCTATCATAACAGCGGATAATATGGTTGAGTGATTAGTCGGTGCTTGAATCTTTGCTGACAGAAAAACCAAGATGGGTCTTATCTGTTTGCCTTTCATTTTTAATAGGTAATCTGTAATTAGATTTAAAAGCGGAATTTCACTCTTTAACTCCGACTTCATCATGGTATTTAAGGAATTTAAATCTTCCTGAATCAGCTCATTAATTTGCTCGAAATTCATACCTTTTTCAACCCTTTTTCGTAAATTATAACGGATAAAATTCCTGCAATGATACCTAAAATACTACCAATAAATACATCTTCTTTAAAATGACACATAAGATACATTCTTGATATTCCTACCATTATGGCTATTGTGAAAAAAAGTACCTGAAAGGACCGATTGAGATTAAAAAAGAAAATAAGAAATGACATACAAAAAAATGCTGTAAAGGTATGTCCTGATGGCATACTATGGTTATATAAAGGCTGAAAATCCGGAATTGGATTTATTTCTCCTTGCTTAAAATACAAGAGGGGTCTAGGAAAGTCTAGAGTTTTCTTAAGATAAACTAAAAATAAATCTATTGGGATGAAGGCCATTAAAGCACTTAGTAGAGCTCTTCTATTTTTCAGCAATAGGTATAAGGCAATTCCTGCTAGACCAACCCATTCTCCTAGATATGTAGCTGTTTTAAAGAATTCCGTCAAAAAAGTTTTCCTATTATAACAGAAGTAAAGTATTTCCCATCCTTTGTTGGTAAGTAGAATAAAGCTCTGCATAATTATAGCATATAGCGCAACGAGAACTAGAAAAAATCTTCTATTTTGGGTTAACATATTTCTTAGAAAATTTCTCTGTTACCCAGTTAGCAAAGCCTTCAATATTCATCAACTGGCTATCATTCATAGCTTTATATGTTAGAAAAATACCTAAAGGAAGAAATAAAATAGTACTAAACCACATGCCTAAGAACGGA containing:
- a CDS encoding polyprenyl synthetase family protein, encoding MNFEQINELIQEDLNSLNTMMKSELKSEIPLLNLITDYLLKMKGKQIRPILVFLSAKIQAPTNHSTILSAVMIELLHTATLVHDDVVDEAETRRGFLSINAKWKNKAAVLLGDYMLSRGLLLALDNGEYNLLQIISSAVKEMSEGELLQIEKAMKLDITEDVYYNIISKKTASLIKTACLVGSHSVSTDNEKNRLLGEIGYNIGMAFQIKDDLLDLGKDEIGKPLAIDIKDQKMTLPLIHTLQKSSWWIKTKLMTAIRFKRKNPDTIQKIISTIENNGGLIYAEKRMNEYADKAKELLLNFDDNIYRKAFEALIDFTVQRRK
- a CDS encoding phosphatase PAP2 family protein, which encodes MQSFILLTNKGWEILYFCYNRKTFLTEFFKTATYLGEWVGLAGIALYLLLKNRRALLSALMAFIPIDLFLVYLKKTLDFPRPLLYFKQGEINPIPDFQPLYNHSMPSGHTFTAFFCMSFLIFFFNLNRSFQVLFFTIAIMVGISRMYLMCHFKEDVFIGSILGIIAGILSVIIYEKGLKKV